A genomic segment from Thermostichus lividus PCC 6715 encodes:
- a CDS encoding DNA polymerase III subunit delta' (catalyzes the DNA-template-directed extension of the 3'-end of a DNA strand; the delta' subunit seems to interact with the gamma subunit to transfer the beta subunit on the DNA) — translation MSEAWFAGVIGQPTAVELLSYAVQRQRLAPAYLFVGAEGVGRALTARHFLQILLGQQPSAIASLTNHPDVLWVEPTYSHQGTLYTRAQLMAAGKDIPRGTAQIRLEQIRHLSRVLSQPPMHAPRSLVVIEQAQTLNEAAANALLKTLEEPGRATLILIAPSEASVLNTIVSRCQKIPFTPLRRTDLETVLQRVAPASFWQEVTPELWHLGAGSPGAVLHAWQTWQQIPEAFRTLGHQLTCPMPLRQCLELARDLSQMLEVERQVWLLSLMQQQCWRVYSQQGNWAAAMSALRHLEQAQQYLQQYVQPRLVWEVLLMQLRAL, via the coding sequence ATGAGTGAGGCATGGTTTGCAGGGGTCATTGGCCAGCCGACAGCCGTAGAGTTGCTGAGCTATGCGGTGCAGCGCCAGCGGTTGGCTCCGGCCTATCTATTCGTGGGGGCTGAAGGGGTGGGCCGCGCCCTCACAGCCCGCCACTTTCTACAGATCCTTTTGGGGCAGCAGCCGTCGGCGATCGCCTCCCTGACCAACCATCCTGATGTGCTCTGGGTTGAGCCCACCTACAGCCACCAAGGGACGCTTTACACCCGCGCCCAATTGATGGCGGCGGGTAAAGATATTCCCCGGGGCACCGCCCAGATTCGTCTTGAGCAAATACGTCATCTCAGTCGGGTGCTGAGTCAACCTCCCATGCATGCCCCGCGATCGCTAGTGGTCATTGAACAGGCGCAAACCCTCAACGAAGCCGCTGCCAATGCCTTGCTAAAAACCCTCGAAGAGCCGGGTCGGGCAACTCTGATTCTGATTGCCCCGAGCGAAGCCTCTGTGCTCAATACCATCGTCTCGCGCTGCCAAAAAATTCCCTTTACCCCCTTGCGCCGCACTGACTTAGAAACCGTTCTGCAGCGGGTGGCTCCCGCCAGTTTTTGGCAAGAGGTGACCCCAGAACTATGGCACCTTGGCGCTGGTTCCCCGGGAGCCGTGCTACACGCATGGCAGACGTGGCAGCAGATCCCCGAAGCCTTCCGCACCCTAGGGCACCAACTGACCTGTCCCATGCCGCTGCGTCAATGTCTTGAGCTGGCTCGTGACCTGAGCCAAATGCTTGAGGTGGAACGCCAAGTGTGGCTGCTGAGTCTGATGCAGCAGCAGTGTTGGCGCGTTTACTCGCAACAGGGTAACTGGGCGGCGGCGATGAGCGCTCTGCGGCATCTCGAGCAGGCACAGCAGTATTTGCAGCAGTACGTCCAACCGCGCTTAGTGTGGGAAGTCCTGCTGATGCAGCTCAGGGCACTGTGA
- the leuD gene encoding 3-isopropylmalate dehydratase small subunit yields MSNIQRITGRGLPLRGNDIDTDRIIPARFLRCVTFDGLGAHVFADDRHAANGQHPFDAPQYQGARLLVVNANFGCGSSREHAPQAIARWGIQALIGESFAEIFAGNCLAMGVPCVTAAPEAIQRLQTLLETAPTTELVLNLETLTLSGADLTLEVSMPDSTRQMLLSGQWDACGQLLANLTQIHQVAAQLPYLAYA; encoded by the coding sequence ATGAGTAACATCCAGCGTATTACAGGCCGTGGCTTGCCCCTGCGCGGCAACGACATTGATACCGATCGCATCATTCCGGCACGCTTTCTCCGCTGTGTCACCTTTGATGGGTTAGGTGCCCACGTCTTTGCTGACGATCGCCACGCTGCCAATGGACAGCACCCCTTCGATGCCCCCCAGTATCAAGGGGCACGTCTGCTGGTGGTGAATGCCAATTTTGGCTGTGGCTCAAGTCGCGAACACGCCCCCCAAGCGATCGCCCGCTGGGGAATTCAAGCCTTGATTGGCGAAAGCTTTGCCGAAATTTTTGCCGGTAATTGCTTAGCGATGGGAGTGCCCTGCGTCACAGCAGCACCCGAAGCAATTCAACGGCTACAAACGCTGCTAGAGACGGCACCGACTACAGAATTGGTGTTGAACCTTGAGACTCTGACCCTCAGTGGTGCGGACTTGACCCTAGAGGTAAGTATGCCCGACAGCACCCGCCAAATGCTGCTCTCTGGCCAATGGGATGCCTGCGGCCAACTGCTTGCTAACCTCACCCAGATTCACCAAGTGGCAGCCCAATTGCCCTATCTAGCTTATGCCTGA
- a CDS encoding glycosyltransferase family 2 protein, which yields MISLPQLSICIPAYNRPDGLRTAVTSILSALTPAQTAAIELVITDDSTLATPQVECLLHGWQGAWQYHKNPQRLGMVANWNQSLAYARGEFVLLLHDDDYLLPQGIPHLLHTLNCYGSRYDVFLFGVHLVDGQGHCLRKQIPPRARWLPPATAVRQLLSHSSFVRFPALVWRRSLLARVGEFSHTYGEATDIYQWLRFFATAGVYTVPLATAAYTIHDQALSMGMFQPQTLGHLSAIFQEARQLNLLPPRVLHHAQRDFLHQFILAGTWRFLRRRQWQQAAAVYRLLEAPEVTGRSPRWAVTRFLFGVALRLLRVDQA from the coding sequence GTGATCTCTCTGCCCCAACTCAGTATTTGCATTCCGGCCTATAACCGCCCCGATGGGCTGCGCACTGCTGTTACCTCCATCCTGAGTGCCCTGACTCCAGCTCAGACTGCGGCGATTGAACTCGTGATTACGGATGATTCAACCCTTGCCACGCCACAGGTCGAGTGTCTTCTCCATGGTTGGCAGGGGGCATGGCAATATCACAAAAATCCGCAACGTTTGGGGATGGTTGCCAATTGGAATCAGAGTTTGGCCTATGCGCGGGGCGAGTTTGTGCTGTTACTGCACGATGATGATTATCTGCTACCGCAGGGGATACCCCATCTTCTGCATACGCTGAACTGCTACGGTTCGCGGTATGATGTGTTCCTGTTTGGGGTGCATCTTGTGGATGGGCAGGGGCACTGTTTGCGCAAACAAATTCCGCCTCGGGCACGGTGGCTCCCACCCGCCACTGCGGTACGGCAACTTTTATCGCACTCCTCCTTTGTCCGCTTTCCTGCCTTGGTGTGGCGGCGATCGCTCCTAGCGCGGGTGGGGGAATTTAGCCACACCTACGGTGAAGCTACAGATATTTATCAATGGCTCCGCTTCTTTGCTACTGCGGGAGTCTATACGGTTCCTCTGGCCACTGCAGCCTATACAATTCACGATCAAGCCCTGAGCATGGGGATGTTTCAGCCCCAGACCCTCGGTCACCTCAGTGCTATCTTTCAGGAAGCCCGCCAGCTTAACCTTCTGCCCCCTAGGGTACTGCATCACGCCCAGCGGGATTTCCTACACCAGTTTATTTTGGCTGGCACATGGCGGTTTTTACGGCGACGACAGTGGCAGCAGGCCGCCGCTGTGTACCGCCTGTTGGAAGCACCCGAAGTTACTGGGCGATCGCCCCGCTGGGCCGTGACCCGCTTCCTGTTTGGGGTGGCATTGCGTCTGCTGCGGGTAGATCAGGCATAA
- the panB gene encoding 3-methyl-2-oxobutanoate hydroxymethyltransferase: MARRPVTLPQLQQKKQHGDPITMLTAWDYLWARLLDAAGVDVILVGDSLGMVALGYSTTLPVTLEQMIHHARAVRRGVTASFVVCDLPFLSYHESPEQALRSAGQLVKEAEVQAVKMEGASPVVCAATQRLVEAGIPVLGHVGLLPQRVHQLGGLRQQGKTEQAAEAILADAIALAQAGAFALILEHIPSELAQRITAKLEIPTIGIGAGPHCDGQVLVTADVLGLTPQAPPFAPVYADLGTQAIAALQQYCHDVRSRIYPPPQP; the protein is encoded by the coding sequence ATGGCGCGTCGCCCCGTTACCCTACCCCAACTCCAGCAAAAAAAACAGCACGGTGATCCCATTACGATGCTGACAGCATGGGATTATCTTTGGGCGCGGCTGCTCGATGCAGCAGGGGTTGATGTAATTTTGGTAGGGGATTCCCTAGGGATGGTGGCCTTGGGTTACAGCACCACGTTACCGGTCACCCTAGAGCAGATGATTCACCATGCGCGGGCGGTGCGGCGGGGGGTAACTGCTAGCTTTGTGGTGTGCGATCTGCCTTTTTTGAGTTATCACGAAAGCCCGGAACAGGCGCTGCGATCGGCGGGACAACTGGTAAAGGAAGCGGAGGTGCAAGCGGTGAAGATGGAGGGTGCCTCACCAGTGGTCTGTGCAGCCACTCAACGGCTTGTGGAAGCGGGGATTCCAGTTTTGGGTCATGTTGGATTACTGCCCCAGCGGGTGCATCAGTTGGGCGGGCTGCGGCAGCAGGGAAAAACTGAGCAGGCAGCAGAGGCAATTCTTGCCGACGCGATCGCCCTAGCTCAGGCGGGTGCCTTTGCCTTAATTCTTGAGCATATTCCCAGTGAGCTCGCCCAACGCATTACTGCCAAACTAGAGATTCCCACCATTGGTATTGGTGCAGGGCCTCACTGCGATGGGCAAGTGCTGGTCACTGCCGATGTGCTGGGGTTGACCCCTCAAGCGCCGCCCTTTGCGCCGGTGTACGCTGACCTTGGTACGCAGGCGATCGCTGCGCTGCAGCAGTACTGTCACGACGTGCGCTCCCGCATTTACCCGCCCCCTCAGCCCTAG
- a CDS encoding ferredoxin-thioredoxin reductase catalytic domain-containing protein, with product MSNAYKPQQASDKNLEAVRKFAETYAQRTGTYFCADLGTTAVVLEGLAKHKDDYGSPLCPCRHYEDKEAEVAAAYWNCPCVPMRERRECHCLLFLTPDNPFVGTQQTITFEQIREETNRFTVS from the coding sequence ATGAGTAATGCCTACAAGCCACAGCAAGCCTCTGACAAAAATTTAGAAGCCGTGCGCAAATTTGCGGAAACCTATGCCCAACGAACAGGAACCTACTTTTGCGCTGATCTAGGAACCACTGCGGTTGTTTTAGAAGGTTTAGCCAAACACAAAGACGATTATGGATCGCCCCTGTGCCCCTGCCGACACTACGAAGATAAGGAAGCGGAAGTGGCGGCAGCCTACTGGAACTGCCCCTGTGTACCCATGCGAGAACGGCGCGAATGCCACTGTTTACTATTTTTGACACCAGATAATCCGTTTGTGGGCACCCAGCAAACAATTACCTTTGAACAAATTCGCGAGGAAACAAACCGTTTTACGGTGTCCTAG
- a CDS encoding MBL fold metallo-hydrolase: MERRQFLRWAQVGAIASLGGHWAAHAQGAGLSLQWLGHTCFLFSGSGQRVLVNPFRPMGCTKGLRPPRVAVDIVMISSRLLDEGYIEGLPGRPKLLFQPGNYKVNGLTIQGIRTNHDRVGGFRFGVNVVWRWQQGGVNILHMGGIAMPLSIEQKILMGRPDVMIVPVGGTDKAYTAAEAKAAIELLQPRLVIPSHFRTAASDPNNCDLTGLDDFLAVMEGTPVRRSGSSSLAVSAGNLPQTTTIQILSL; encoded by the coding sequence ATGGAACGGCGACAGTTTTTGCGTTGGGCGCAGGTAGGGGCGATCGCCAGTTTAGGAGGACATTGGGCGGCTCACGCGCAAGGAGCAGGACTGTCACTACAATGGCTGGGGCACACTTGCTTTCTGTTTAGCGGCAGTGGCCAGCGGGTTCTTGTGAATCCTTTTCGTCCCATGGGATGTACCAAAGGGTTACGCCCCCCCCGCGTTGCTGTAGATATTGTCATGATTAGCAGCCGCTTACTGGATGAGGGGTACATTGAAGGGCTGCCGGGTCGCCCGAAGCTGCTGTTTCAACCGGGTAACTATAAAGTCAATGGTCTGACAATTCAGGGAATTCGGACAAACCACGATCGCGTGGGTGGCTTTCGCTTTGGTGTTAATGTTGTGTGGCGGTGGCAGCAGGGGGGGGTCAACATTCTCCATATGGGGGGAATTGCTATGCCCCTCAGCATTGAGCAAAAAATTCTCATGGGCCGACCCGATGTGATGATTGTGCCTGTGGGGGGCACTGACAAAGCCTATACTGCGGCAGAGGCCAAAGCTGCGATTGAGTTATTGCAACCCCGTTTAGTCATTCCGTCGCACTTTCGCACCGCCGCCTCTGATCCAAACAATTGCGATCTAACGGGCTTAGATGACTTTTTAGCGGTGATGGAAGGTACCCCTGTGCGGCGAAGTGGCAGTAGCTCACTTGCGGTCTCAGCGGGGAATTTGCCACAAACAACAACGATTCAAATCCTCAGCTTGTAA
- a CDS encoding anthranilate synthase component II — MIIVIDNYDSFTYNLVQYLGELATEFAVAADLRVFRNDKITLADIETLAPDGIVISPGPGRPADAGISEAVIRAYAPKCPILGVCLGHQAIGEVFGGTITLAPTLMHGKTSDIYHAGVGVFEGLAQPFTATRYHSLVIDRETCPDVLEITAWTADNLIMGVRHRQYPTLEGVQFHPESILTRCGKDLLRNFLATVARQRP; from the coding sequence TTGATTATTGTGATCGACAACTATGATAGCTTCACCTACAACTTGGTTCAATACTTGGGGGAGCTAGCTACGGAGTTTGCCGTTGCTGCTGATCTCCGTGTTTTTCGCAATGACAAGATCACCCTTGCCGATATTGAGACCCTAGCCCCAGACGGCATCGTCATTTCTCCGGGACCCGGGCGGCCAGCAGATGCTGGTATTTCCGAAGCAGTGATTCGCGCCTACGCGCCTAAGTGTCCTATTTTAGGGGTGTGCTTAGGGCATCAAGCGATTGGCGAGGTGTTTGGTGGCACTATTACATTGGCACCAACTCTGATGCACGGTAAAACTTCCGACATCTATCATGCTGGGGTAGGAGTCTTTGAAGGTTTGGCTCAACCATTTACTGCCACTCGTTACCACAGTTTGGTCATTGACCGCGAGACTTGTCCCGATGTCTTAGAAATTACGGCATGGACGGCAGATAACCTGATTATGGGGGTTCGCCATCGGCAGTATCCCACCCTTGAAGGGGTACAGTTCCATCCTGAAAGTATCTTGACCCGCTGCGGCAAAGACTTGCTTAGGAACTTTTTGGCAACAGTTGCCCGTCAGCGGCCTTAA
- a CDS encoding response regulator transcription factor, which produces MTQTHNRQSATILLVDDDPNLVLLVKDYLEMQGYAVLTAAHGREALDQLQQHTPDLIICDVMMPQMDGYSFVSTMRQHQHLHWLPVLFLSAKGQTHDRIKGLQTGGDVYLVKPFEPDELLAQVQALLKQTARLREQQRTSPTAPTPPPGVELTPTETRILQYVARGLANREIAAELHVSQRTVESHVSNMLGKTGLHNRTELARWAMDHHYA; this is translated from the coding sequence ATGACCCAGACCCATAACCGCCAAAGCGCCACCATTTTGCTGGTAGATGATGACCCCAACTTAGTCTTGCTAGTGAAAGACTACTTGGAAATGCAGGGCTACGCAGTACTCACCGCCGCCCACGGTCGTGAAGCCCTAGACCAATTGCAACAGCATACGCCTGATCTGATTATTTGTGATGTGATGATGCCGCAGATGGATGGTTATAGCTTTGTCAGTACAATGCGACAGCATCAGCATTTACACTGGTTACCGGTATTGTTTCTTTCCGCTAAGGGGCAAACCCACGATCGCATCAAGGGGCTACAAACAGGAGGCGATGTGTATCTTGTCAAACCCTTTGAACCCGATGAACTGCTCGCCCAAGTGCAAGCCTTACTGAAGCAAACCGCACGGTTGCGAGAGCAGCAGCGCACCTCCCCCACAGCGCCGACACCGCCCCCGGGGGTTGAGCTAACCCCCACGGAAACCCGCATCTTGCAGTACGTGGCGCGGGGGTTGGCTAACCGCGAAATTGCCGCGGAACTGCATGTCAGTCAGCGCACCGTAGAAAGCCATGTGAGTAATATGCTAGGGAAAACAGGACTTCACAACCGTACAGAGCTGGCTCGCTGGGCCATGGATCATCACTATGCCTAG
- a CDS encoding TolC family protein: protein MDNQVMWQKSLWLLGHLSGLLLMAIPGAIAQPRTTAADLIPLNPNPDPLYLPSRPEQVTIDVDRPITLTEAIELARRNNRQLQIIEAQLQQSRAVLRQAESALYPTLSFQTNISRTDSAAIRLQNAQAQQAFIKGGGLGIPPVPLNTTSNTWTNTVQLGYNIFTAGQRSGSIQAAREQVRNAELDLQRQFEQLRQDVANDYYNIQQAEALVRIGQAAVQNSQISLRDAVARERAGLGTLFDVLTAEVQLANNQQQLVQAQSQLKTAQRQLAKTLSLNDKATVQAADPIQVVGEWKLSLEESITLAFRNRVELEQQLAQRNTALQQRRVALGNLGPQLVAGGSFNTTDDLSDSLAPRWGYTVGGQMNWTLFDGGVSRASAAQQESSAAIAEAQYAAFKNLIRFQVEQAYYTLKSSQENIRTNEVAVRQATEGLRLARLRFQAGIGTQAEVSNAETSLIQAQSNLLSSTIDYNRAIAALQRFVSGLPLNPQTASTP, encoded by the coding sequence ATGGACAACCAAGTGATGTGGCAAAAGAGTCTTTGGCTTCTGGGTCACTTGAGCGGGCTGTTACTGATGGCCATTCCGGGGGCGATCGCCCAACCAAGGACAACCGCTGCAGATCTCATCCCCCTCAATCCCAATCCTGATCCCCTCTACTTACCCAGCCGGCCTGAGCAGGTCACTATTGATGTCGATCGCCCCATTACCCTCACCGAGGCGATTGAATTGGCACGCCGCAATAATCGGCAGTTACAAATTATTGAGGCTCAACTGCAACAGAGCCGGGCAGTATTGCGCCAAGCTGAATCAGCCTTGTATCCTACCCTGTCGTTCCAAACAAATATTAGCCGTACCGATTCGGCGGCCATTCGTCTGCAAAATGCCCAAGCACAGCAGGCATTTATCAAGGGCGGTGGTCTGGGGATACCACCTGTGCCCTTAAACACCACCAGTAACACCTGGACCAATACGGTTCAGTTAGGCTACAACATCTTTACAGCGGGGCAGCGCTCCGGCAGCATTCAAGCAGCGCGGGAACAGGTGCGCAATGCCGAACTGGATCTGCAACGCCAATTTGAGCAACTGCGCCAAGATGTGGCCAACGACTACTACAATATTCAGCAGGCAGAAGCACTGGTGCGCATTGGCCAAGCCGCTGTCCAAAACTCGCAAATTAGTTTGCGGGATGCCGTAGCTCGGGAACGGGCCGGCCTCGGCACACTCTTTGACGTGTTAACTGCCGAAGTGCAATTGGCCAACAACCAACAGCAGTTGGTGCAAGCCCAAAGCCAGCTAAAAACGGCACAGCGGCAACTGGCGAAAACCCTGAGCCTAAATGATAAGGCGACTGTGCAGGCCGCAGACCCCATTCAAGTGGTGGGGGAATGGAAACTTTCCCTCGAAGAGAGTATTACCCTTGCCTTCCGCAATCGGGTTGAACTGGAGCAACAGCTTGCCCAGCGCAATACTGCCTTGCAACAGCGGCGCGTGGCCTTGGGGAACCTAGGCCCCCAACTGGTGGCCGGGGGCAGCTTTAATACCACCGATGACCTGAGTGATTCCCTTGCTCCCCGCTGGGGCTATACCGTCGGTGGCCAAATGAATTGGACGCTGTTTGATGGCGGCGTCTCCCGTGCCAGTGCGGCGCAGCAAGAAAGTTCAGCGGCGATCGCTGAAGCCCAGTACGCAGCGTTTAAGAACCTGATTCGCTTTCAAGTAGAGCAAGCCTACTACACCTTGAAGTCTAGCCAAGAGAACATCCGCACCAATGAAGTAGCGGTGCGCCAAGCAACGGAAGGCTTACGGTTAGCGCGGCTGCGGTTTCAGGCGGGGATTGGCACCCAAGCGGAGGTAAGTAATGCTGAAACGTCCTTGATTCAGGCGCAAAGCAACCTCCTTAGCTCAACTATTGACTACAACCGCGCTATTGCCGCACTGCAGCGGTTTGTGAGTGGCTTACCCCTAAATCCGCAAACAGCTTCTACTCCCTAA
- the truB gene encoding tRNA pseudouridine(55) synthase TruB translates to MLGFLNLDKPANYTSHDCIAQLRRQLHYKRIGHGGTLDPMATGVLPIAIGAATRLLPYLPQTKVYVGTIRFGLTTTTDDITGTVLTSTTAQQLTVAAIEAILPQFIGTIEQRPPAYSAIQVSGQRLYARARAGEVVNAPLRTVEINAIDLLMWQPGDQPEVTLRITCGSGTYIRALARDLGGALGVGGTLCALRRVESGGLPIEQSVALDQITVTDLPLLSPQRVLAHLPWVALEAGQVTDWYHGRGVLGDWHQPENTLMGVTCAATQACLGLGISIGDRLQPKVVLRD, encoded by the coding sequence ATGCTGGGCTTTTTGAATCTGGATAAACCGGCAAACTACACCTCCCACGACTGCATTGCCCAACTGCGGCGGCAACTGCACTACAAACGTATTGGTCATGGGGGTACCTTAGATCCGATGGCTACAGGGGTGCTGCCGATCGCCATCGGAGCGGCTACGCGGCTGCTGCCGTATCTGCCACAGACAAAGGTTTATGTTGGCACCATTCGCTTTGGCCTGACCACAACCACCGATGACATTACCGGCACCGTGCTGACTTCTACGACGGCGCAGCAGTTAACCGTGGCAGCCATTGAAGCCATCCTTCCTCAGTTTATTGGCACTATTGAGCAACGCCCCCCCGCCTATAGCGCCATCCAAGTTTCAGGACAGCGGCTCTATGCCCGTGCCCGCGCGGGTGAGGTGGTCAATGCGCCCCTGCGAACGGTTGAGATTAACGCCATTGATCTGTTGATGTGGCAGCCGGGGGATCAACCAGAAGTGACCTTGCGCATTACCTGTGGCAGTGGCACCTATATTCGCGCCCTTGCCCGGGATCTGGGGGGTGCTCTGGGGGTGGGGGGCACCCTCTGCGCCTTGCGGCGGGTTGAAAGTGGCGGCTTGCCCATTGAGCAGAGCGTAGCCTTAGACCAGATCACCGTAACCGATTTACCGCTGCTGTCGCCCCAAAGGGTTTTAGCACATTTGCCGTGGGTGGCGCTGGAGGCTGGGCAAGTGACAGATTGGTACCATGGGCGAGGGGTACTAGGGGACTGGCACCAACCTGAGAATACCCTGATGGGGGTCACCTGTGCCGCTACTCAAGCCTGTTTGGGGCTTGGCATCAGCATCGGCGATCGCCTTCAACCTAAGGTTGTGCTGAGGGACTAA
- a CDS encoding Tab2/Atab2 family RNA-binding protein — protein sequence MDRIWELDFYSRPVVDENNKKIWELLICDRQLQFQFSKTCSGTEANARWLQAALGEALGEWQQQFGLAADTQPDRVRFFRRAMSAIITRGGTAAGLGMLASRRTFALYHWLRERHAHVYPSLANYQAELAEALQLLPPAPEPLPPALMGDRWQVTALPWQELATAHEWQLPFGDIPPLPFLQLAPDTIIPGVIIYSQRALPLAGWLSGLEPAYLSLESEPQPLLILDSGASDRWVLARLRTEALRGEITAFMEACKASRGLHFIAVQERPQQEQLQGFWLLQQLSVV from the coding sequence ATGGATAGGATATGGGAGCTAGATTTTTATTCCCGACCTGTAGTGGATGAAAACAACAAAAAAATTTGGGAATTGCTCATTTGCGATCGCCAGTTACAGTTTCAGTTCAGCAAAACCTGTTCAGGTACTGAAGCCAATGCCCGCTGGTTACAGGCGGCTCTTGGGGAAGCATTAGGGGAGTGGCAGCAGCAGTTTGGCCTAGCCGCCGACACTCAGCCCGATCGCGTACGGTTTTTTCGCCGTGCCATGAGCGCTATCATTACGCGTGGGGGCACAGCTGCTGGGTTAGGGATGCTGGCCAGTCGGCGCACCTTTGCCCTCTACCACTGGTTGCGAGAGCGCCACGCCCACGTTTATCCCAGCTTAGCCAACTATCAGGCAGAGCTTGCCGAGGCTCTGCAATTGTTGCCCCCTGCCCCCGAACCGTTACCCCCCGCCCTCATGGGCGATCGCTGGCAGGTCACCGCCTTGCCTTGGCAGGAGCTAGCAACAGCCCATGAATGGCAACTGCCCTTTGGGGATATTCCGCCCTTACCCTTTTTACAGTTAGCGCCAGACACGATTATTCCGGGGGTCATCATTTACTCACAGCGCGCCCTACCTCTGGCGGGTTGGCTCTCAGGGCTAGAACCGGCCTACCTTTCCCTTGAATCTGAGCCACAACCGCTGCTGATTCTCGACAGTGGTGCCAGCGATCGCTGGGTGTTAGCTCGCTTGCGAACCGAGGCACTGCGAGGGGAAATCACAGCCTTTATGGAGGCATGCAAGGCCAGCAGGGGGCTACACTTCATTGCCGTGCAGGAGAGACCCCAGCAAGAGCAGTTACAAGGGTTTTGGTTACTTCAACAGTTGAGTGTGGTTTGA
- a CDS encoding ammonium transporter, with protein MSKLKLKRARRQKRPLLDWQPNIRWRSPALVACIPLALIIVAVWGVAAQAQDQPLTPEYVQGVLNTIWVFIAAVLVIFMNAGFGMLETGFCRQKNAVNILSKNLIVFALATLAYWAIGFSFMFGTEGNAFIGLGGFFLSSENPETYGLAPFPEGLAIPVAFLFQAAFAGTAATIVSGAVAERVKFIDFLIFSLLLTGISYPISGHWVWGGGLLSDMPFLGEEVAFSDFAGSTVVHAVGGWAALMGAAFLGPRIGKYAADGTPNALPGHNMGFAMLGCLILWIGWFGFNPGSELAANEAVPYIAVTTNLAAAAGGVAATITAWVVIGKPDLSMIINGILAGLVSITAPCATVSYWSAVVIGAIGGVIVVYSVLFFDRIKIDDPVGATSVHLVCGTWGTLAVGLFHKELGLLTGHGVTQLIAQVIGILTVGGFTVLMTSIFWLALKQTLGIRVSEEEELKGLDIGEHGMEAYSGFLKE; from the coding sequence ATGTCCAAGTTAAAACTGAAACGTGCTAGACGGCAAAAGCGACCGTTACTAGATTGGCAACCCAACATCCGCTGGCGATCGCCAGCGCTTGTCGCTTGCATCCCCCTTGCCCTCATTATTGTTGCCGTTTGGGGTGTCGCAGCACAGGCACAGGATCAACCCCTTACTCCTGAATACGTTCAAGGGGTACTCAATACCATTTGGGTGTTTATTGCCGCCGTCTTGGTGATTTTCATGAATGCTGGCTTCGGGATGCTGGAAACCGGCTTCTGTCGCCAGAAAAACGCAGTGAACATCCTCTCGAAAAACTTGATTGTCTTTGCCTTGGCCACCTTGGCCTACTGGGCCATTGGCTTTTCCTTTATGTTTGGTACCGAAGGAAATGCCTTTATTGGCTTGGGGGGCTTTTTCCTTAGCAGTGAAAATCCAGAAACCTACGGCCTCGCTCCCTTTCCAGAAGGCTTAGCGATCCCGGTAGCGTTTCTGTTCCAAGCAGCCTTTGCCGGTACGGCTGCCACCATTGTTTCTGGGGCAGTTGCCGAGCGCGTCAAATTCATTGACTTTTTAATCTTTAGCTTGCTGCTCACAGGCATTTCCTATCCCATCAGTGGTCACTGGGTCTGGGGTGGCGGCCTGCTATCTGATATGCCCTTCCTGGGTGAAGAGGTTGCCTTTTCTGACTTTGCAGGCTCCACGGTGGTTCACGCCGTAGGCGGTTGGGCGGCTCTGATGGGGGCAGCGTTCCTAGGACCGCGCATTGGCAAGTACGCCGCCGATGGCACCCCCAATGCACTCCCAGGGCATAACATGGGCTTTGCGATGCTGGGGTGTTTAATTCTGTGGATTGGCTGGTTTGGCTTTAACCCAGGGTCTGAACTCGCTGCCAATGAAGCGGTACCCTATATTGCTGTAACCACCAACCTTGCGGCGGCAGCGGGCGGTGTTGCGGCAACGATTACCGCGTGGGTGGTCATTGGCAAGCCCGATTTATCCATGATTATTAACGGCATTCTTGCTGGCTTGGTCTCCATTACGGCACCCTGTGCTACCGTTTCCTACTGGAGTGCCGTGGTCATCGGTGCCATTGGTGGTGTCATTGTCGTTTACTCTGTCCTCTTCTTTGATCGGATTAAAATTGATGATCCTGTTGGTGCCACGTCGGTTCACCTTGTCTGTGGGACGTGGGGAACCCTAGCGGTTGGTTTATTCCATAAAGAACTGGGATTGCTCACAGGTCATGGGGTTACCCAGCTCATTGCCCAAGTCATTGGCATCTTAACGGTTGGTGGTTTCACGGTGTTGATGACGAGCATCTTCTGGCTGGCACTGAAGCAAACCCTTGGCATTCGCGTGTCGGAAGAAGAGGAGCTAAAAGGTTTAGACATTGGCGAGCATGGCATGGAAGCCTACAGTGGCTTCCTGAAGGAGTAG